One window from the genome of Frankiaceae bacterium encodes:
- a CDS encoding EAL domain-containing protein, with protein sequence MTRSWSRTDRARALLPLAALVVGVASSVASAAYLRRVQNTEMRERFDNRSRETAHALTHGLDGSGDSLRGLRGLFDGSAEVTRDEFGRFLDALDTGHRFPGVAAVAYVRADAQRTVAYVEPSDMAPAVEGGPLARQAQDRAADSGRATATPPLRRPGEDGVAFLVFLPLYDSAGVPATEPARRAALRGWVVNSYRGAEFVAGQLTGGYAVESALFQGPTARPEAFVGSSPGYGAALREGPGWTRDTRITAYGVPWTIRTAAPRTFLPGAYRVAPWLLLVGSLLMTALTALVLRTLLTARRRAERAVADTTRTLRENEERFRALADCSPTGVFFANDAGDLEYSNPRLAAIAGVESFDGGAPRDLIHDDDKPRLDAAWRRAVEDRSVLRGTYRVVRPDGSLRWVDIATGPTRDESGAVTGWVGSADDVTDKVESLRRTDRLTRVLEHTTDLVTITDPGGEVVWANDAARRFMRAVGVVPHRLDDLVAPTTRNYFADVVLPALRREGRWSGELSLLGPDDTEIPVSQLIQAHHGSDGQLQNYSFTARDLSERVDYQTRLAHEVLHDRLTGLPNRVLFVDRLTQSLARTARRESLVAVLFVDIDRFKLVNDSLGHDAGDRLLLEVSGRLQGVLRQGDTAARFGGDEFTLLCEEVVDDAQATAIAQRVLSVLSVPFVLDGSPVHVTASVGIAVSDGSDPRPEDMLRDADAALHRAKELGKARYELFDERLRASAVARFQTESALHEAIDTGQLRVYYQPEVCLRTGRVVGAEALVRWLHPENGLVQPDAFVPLAEESGLIGRIGGWVLREACWQAARWRGSRDDGEPFVVWVNLSPRQLAEDIVGVVEAALVETGVDPRHIGLEVTESALLGDAEAAIGTLQALRALGVRIVIDDFGTGYSSLAYLRRLPVDGVKIDRSFVAGLGTSPEDSAIVRAVVGMASALGLDTIAEGVESRAQLDELTELGCAFAQGFYFARPEPRQSIDALIAQRPEWPGLARTPSEVTPLQRHRRLRGH encoded by the coding sequence TTCGGCCGCTTCCTCGACGCGCTCGACACCGGCCACCGCTTCCCCGGCGTGGCCGCGGTGGCGTACGTCCGCGCCGACGCGCAGCGCACGGTGGCGTACGTCGAGCCCTCCGACATGGCGCCCGCCGTCGAGGGCGGACCGCTGGCGCGCCAGGCGCAGGACCGCGCCGCCGACTCCGGGCGCGCCACCGCGACACCGCCGCTGCGCAGGCCCGGCGAGGACGGCGTGGCGTTCCTCGTCTTCCTGCCGCTGTACGACTCCGCGGGCGTCCCCGCCACGGAGCCCGCCCGCCGCGCGGCGCTGCGCGGCTGGGTCGTGAACTCGTACCGCGGCGCCGAGTTCGTCGCCGGCCAGCTGACCGGTGGGTACGCCGTCGAGTCCGCGCTCTTCCAGGGCCCGACGGCGCGTCCCGAGGCGTTCGTCGGCTCCTCCCCTGGCTACGGGGCGGCGCTGCGCGAAGGACCGGGCTGGACGCGGGACACGCGCATCACGGCGTACGGCGTGCCGTGGACCATCCGCACCGCCGCGCCGCGGACGTTCCTTCCGGGGGCGTACCGCGTGGCGCCGTGGCTCCTGCTCGTCGGCAGCCTGCTCATGACCGCGCTGACGGCACTGGTGCTGCGGACGCTGCTCACCGCCCGCCGTCGCGCCGAGCGCGCCGTCGCCGACACGACGAGGACGCTGCGCGAGAACGAGGAGCGGTTCCGCGCGCTCGCCGACTGCTCGCCGACCGGCGTGTTCTTCGCCAACGACGCCGGCGACCTCGAGTACTCCAACCCGCGGCTCGCGGCCATCGCGGGCGTGGAGTCGTTCGACGGGGGCGCCCCGCGCGACCTCATCCACGACGACGACAAGCCACGCCTCGACGCCGCGTGGCGCAGGGCGGTCGAGGACCGCTCCGTGCTCCGCGGGACGTACCGCGTCGTCCGCCCCGACGGCTCGCTGCGCTGGGTGGACATCGCCACGGGGCCGACGCGCGACGAGTCGGGCGCCGTCACCGGCTGGGTCGGCAGCGCCGACGACGTCACCGACAAGGTCGAGTCGCTGCGGCGCACGGACCGCCTCACGCGCGTCCTCGAGCACACCACGGACCTCGTCACGATCACCGACCCCGGCGGCGAGGTCGTCTGGGCCAACGACGCCGCGCGCCGCTTCATGCGCGCCGTCGGCGTCGTGCCGCACCGCCTCGACGACCTCGTCGCGCCGACGACTCGCAACTACTTCGCCGACGTCGTCCTCCCCGCGCTGCGGCGCGAGGGGCGGTGGAGCGGTGAGCTCTCGCTGCTCGGTCCCGACGACACGGAGATCCCTGTCTCCCAGCTGATCCAGGCCCACCACGGCTCCGACGGGCAGCTGCAGAACTACTCGTTCACTGCGCGCGACCTCTCCGAGCGCGTCGACTACCAGACGCGGCTCGCACACGAGGTCCTGCACGACCGGCTGACCGGCCTGCCCAACCGCGTGCTGTTCGTCGACCGGCTCACCCAGTCGCTCGCGCGGACCGCGCGGCGGGAGTCGCTGGTGGCGGTGCTGTTCGTCGACATCGACAGGTTCAAGCTCGTCAACGACTCTCTCGGCCACGACGCCGGAGACCGGCTGCTGCTCGAGGTCTCCGGCAGGCTGCAGGGCGTACTGCGGCAGGGCGACACGGCGGCGCGGTTCGGCGGCGACGAGTTCACGCTGCTCTGCGAGGAGGTCGTCGACGACGCGCAGGCGACCGCCATCGCGCAGCGGGTGCTCAGCGTGCTGTCGGTGCCGTTCGTCCTCGACGGCTCGCCGGTGCACGTCACGGCGTCGGTCGGCATCGCCGTGTCCGACGGCAGCGACCCGCGGCCCGAGGACATGCTGCGCGACGCCGACGCCGCGCTGCACCGCGCGAAGGAGCTCGGCAAGGCGCGGTACGAGCTCTTCGACGAGCGGCTGCGCGCGTCCGCGGTGGCGCGGTTCCAGACGGAGAGCGCGCTGCACGAGGCGATCGACACCGGCCAGCTCCGCGTCTACTACCAGCCCGAGGTCTGCCTGCGGACCGGCCGCGTCGTCGGCGCGGAGGCACTGGTGCGCTGGCTGCACCCGGAGAACGGCCTCGTGCAGCCGGACGCGTTCGTCCCGCTCGCCGAGGAGTCGGGGCTGATCGGGCGGATCGGCGGCTGGGTGCTGCGCGAGGCGTGCTGGCAGGCGGCGCGGTGGCGCGGGTCGCGCGACGACGGCGAGCCGTTCGTCGTCTGGGTCAACCTCTCGCCACGGCAGCTCGCCGAGGACATCGTCGGCGTCGTCGAGGCCGCGCTCGTCGAGACCGGAGTGGACCCGCGGCACATCGGCCTGGAGGTGACGGAGAGCGCCCTCCTCGGTGACGCGGAAGCCGCGATCGGCACCCTCCAGGCCCTGCGCGCGCTGGGTGTCCGCATCGTCATCGACGACTTCGGGACGGGCTACTCGTCGCTGGCGTACCTCCGCCGCCTGCCGGTCGACGGCGTCAAGATCGACAGGTCGTTCGTCGCGGGCCTGGGCACGTCCCCGGAGGACTCCGCCATCGTCCGAGCGGTCGTCGGCATGGCCTCAGCGCTCGGCCTCGACACCATCGCCGAGGGCGTGGAGTCCAGGGCCCAGCTCGACGAGCTGACCGAGCTCGGCTGCGCCTTCGCCCAAGGCTTCTACTTCGCGAGACCCGAACCCAGGCAGTCGATAGACGCCCTGATAGCCCAACGCCCGGAATGGCCGGGCCTGGCGAGAACACCCAGCGAGGTCACCCCCCTGCAGCGCCACAGACGACTCAGGGGCCATTGA